DNA from Bacillota bacterium:
TTCATCAAGTAGTCCCTGCAGTGTCCATTTCTCAAACAGACCTGCATCTTGCATCTTTTTCTTGACGTAAGAAAGATAAATAAAGCATAGCACTGACCAAGAGCAGGCCAATTGTGATACCGAATGTTCCTCGGTTGGTTTCGTGATATATGCGCAAGTTGGTGCCCAACTGGACCCAAAACTCGTTCAAGCGGGCATACAACGGCCTCTCTTCTTTGATACCGATTTTATAGTCAGGGGCTTGAATGAAGATAGCTCCTCGTGGCACCGACATGTTATGGTCACGGGTGAAAGAGAGCGGTTCAACTGTAAAGAGTGTTTGGGAGAAATCAGTCATCAATCGTGATATCGTTGCATTCATTGCCCGGGTATATGGTTCCACCTCTCGTCGATCAGCAAACAATTCTCCGGGAGTATAATAATTAAACACCGCTTGATTGTCTTGGGAGTGGCAGGCGAAATCCCAGTAGGCATGATAGCCTGTGGCTGCTTCTAGCCGATGGGTGAAACGTTGCTGGATCTACGCTCCTATACTTGTTGGGTCTTCTGGAGCAACCCACTGAAGGAAAAATTATGTGCCAGGGCATAGATTTGCACAAACTCAATGACCGTCAACAGGCAGATTTTCGTCGTACTCAGGTTGGCTTCGTGTTCCAGCAGTATAACTTGTTGCCGGTCTTAACAGCTTCGGAAA
Protein-coding regions in this window:
- a CDS encoding ABC transporter ATP-binding protein — encoded protein: MLGLLEQPTEGKIMCQGIDLHKLNDRQQADFRRTQVGFVFQQYNLLPVLTASE